The Arachis ipaensis cultivar K30076 chromosome B07, Araip1.1, whole genome shotgun sequence genome includes a window with the following:
- the LOC107608514 gene encoding U-box domain-containing protein 30-like — MTMQETMPTPPPLKVLIEEMESSMEDVPSVFICPISLEPMRDPVTLCTGQTYDRSNILKWLSLGHNTCPTTMQDLWDLSLTPNTTLHRFILTWFSHNYFSINKSLQDVQGTAFHLLESLNKVKGQARVKSLKELRHLLDSHASIRKTVVEHNGLALVSSLLGPFTSHAVGSEAVGILVKLDLSSEVKKNLMHPSKVSLLVDIMNEGTIETKMNCAKLIEILLLEGHVSSLSLLVGLLRLVRDKKHPTGVVLNGLILIKMMCSSQESVRTSIVRIGAVPQLVDLLPTLNDECLEIALFILEVVSTIPEGRMALKDCPNAVLNVVKLLMRVSERCKLFALSILWAIYKLAPEQCASEAVEAGLAAKLLLVIQSGCNPVLKHMSAEFLKLCSLNYSASIFISKCMLTTTIQ, encoded by the coding sequence ATGACCATGCAAGAAACAATGCCTACTCCTCCTCCTCTGAAGGTGCTGATTGAAGAGATGGAGTCATCAATGGAAGATGTTCCTTCGGTTTTCATCTGTCCCATCTCGCTGGAGCCAATGAGAGACCCAGTCACACTCTGCACCGGCCAAACCTACGACAGGTCCAACATCCTCAAATGGTTGTCCCTCGGCCACAACACTTGTCCTACCACCATGCAAGACCTTTGGGACCTTTCCCTCACCCCCAACACCACCCTCCACCGCTTCATCCTCACATGGTTCTCTCACAACTATTTCTCCATCAACAAAAGCCTCCAAGACGTTCAAGGCACAGCCTTTCACCTCTTGGAATCACTCAACAAGGTTAAGGGTCAAGCAAGAGTTAAATCCCTCAAGGAACTTCGCCACCTCCTTGATTCTCACGCTTCAATAAGGAAGACAGTTGTGGAACACAACGGACTTGCCTTGGTTTCTTCCTTGTTAGGTCCTTTCACTTCCCATGCTGTTGGGTCAGAAGCCGTTGGGATACTCGTGAAGCTGGACTTGAGTTCAGAGGTTAAGAAGAATCTGATGCATCCATCAAAAGTATCGTTATTGGTGGATATCATGAACGAGGGAACCATTGAAACAAAGATGAACTGTGCAAAGTTGATTGAGATATTGTTGTTAGAAGGACACGTGTCAAGCCTGAGTCTGTTGGTTGGTTTGTTGAGGTTAGTTAGAGACAAGAAACACCCAACTGGGGTGGTCTTGAACGGCCTCATACTGATCAAGATGATGTGCAGTTCCCAAGAATCAGTTAGAACTTCCATTGTGAGAATCGGAGCGGTGCCGCAACTGGTGGATCTATTGCCAACACTAAACGATGAGTGCTTGGAAATAGCGCTGTTTATTCTCGAGGTGGTGTCGACGATTCCAGAAGGAAGAATGGCGTTGAAAGATTGTCCCAATGCTGTGCTTAATGTGGTGAAGTTGTTGATGAGAGTCTCTGAGAGGTGCAAGCTATTTGCGCTTTCGATATTGTGGGCTATTTACAAGCTTGCGCCGGAACAATGTGCCTCCGAGGCCGTGGAGGCTGGGTTGGCGGCGAAGCTGCTTCTGGTGATTCAGAGCGGTTGCAACCCTGTTTTGAAGCACATGTCTGCTGAGTTCTTGAAATTGTGCAGTTTGAATTACTCTGCTAGTATCTTCATCTCTAAGTGTATGCTTACCACAACAATACAATGA
- the LOC107606352 gene encoding uncharacterized protein LOC107606352, translated as MSSWLARSLTNSLRIDDNDVVADPPAVSPTSQPHEHHDNAHGSEPEDDEDEEDQGQGRGVKEDLDEIKQTLTRQFWGMASFLAPPPPSNSNPSSPPSHDLYQDSIPDHSRPDYSDVDQPDPEPIGSDFGGNHQPELEEYAPERAVGITDEVLSFAFNIAMHPETWLDFPIDEEDDPQDFDMSDAQQEHAVAIERLIPRLNALRIELCPCHMSESYFWKVYFVLLHSRLNKEDASILSTPQVMEARAMWMQELHKQTKPEFEFSRIRTMYSKGPVRHDDFACSLVDDAYSDDLSHQTYGYETTSLSMLADKEIEKHTIAVESSETHFIDKSVIQENTIIKNENKDLKCGHSTQIITQDYVNDDDDIDWPEEDSDLGEPIISIVNEEDISFSDLEDDDYGIKPITCNTGSKVA; from the exons ATGTCATCGTGGCTAGCTCGGTCCCTAACAAACTCCCTCCGAATCGATGACAACGACGTCGTAGCGGACCCTCCAGCTGTTTCTCCCACAAGCCAACCACATGAACATCATGATAATGCGCATGGATCGGAACCAGAAGACGACGAAGACGAAGAGGATCAAGGCCAAGGCCGTGGAGTCAAAGAGGATCTTGATGAAATCAAACAAACCCTAACTCGTCAATTCTGGGGAATGGCTAGTTTCCTCGCTCCTCCTCCACCTTCCAATTCCAACCCTTCATCTCCCCCTTCTCACGACCTCTACCAAGACTCTATTCCCGATCATTCTCGGCCCGATTATTCCGACGTCGACCAACCTGATCCTGAACCCATCGGATCCGATTTCGGAGGGAACCACCAACCTGAATTGGAGGAATACGCTCCTGAACGCGCCGTTGGGATCACCGACGAGGTTTTGTCCTTCGCCTTCAATATCGCTATGCATCCCGAGACCTGGCTCGATTTTCCTATTGATGAGGAAGACGATCCTCAAG ATTTTGACATGTCCGATGCACAACAAGAGCATGCGGTGGCAATTGAGAGACTTATTCCTAGATTGAATGCACTCAGAATTGAACTGTGTCCTTGCCATATGAGTGAAAGTTACTTCTGGAAAGTCTATTTTGTGCTTTTGCATTCAAGGCTTAATAAAGAAGATGCTTCCATTTTGTCTACACCGCAG GTGATGGAAGCCAGGGCAATGTGGATGCAGGAGCTGCACAAACAAACAAAGCCTGAATTTGAGTTTTCCAGAATAAGAACTATGTACTCAAAAGGCCCTGTTCGGCATGATGATTTTGCCTGCAGCTTAGTAGATGATGCCTATTCTGATGACCTTTCTCATCAAACATATGGATATGAAACAACATCTTTATCCATGCTAGCAGATAAAGAGATAGAGAAGCACACGATTGCAGTTGAAAGTTCTGAAACACATTTCATTGACAAGTCTGTAATTCAGGAAAATACAATCATTAAAAATGAGAACAAGGATCTAAAATGTGGCCATTCCACTCAAATTATTACTCAGGACTAtgttaatgatgatgatgatattgattgGCCAGAGGAAGATTCTGATTTAGGAGAACCAATTATTTCCATCGTGAATGAAGAAGACATATCTTTTAGTGATCTTGAAGATGACGATTATGGCATTAAGCCTATTACTTGTAATACAGGTTCAAAGGTGGCATAA
- the LOC107606353 gene encoding lecithin-cholesterol acyltransferase-like 1, whose product MKQHVLNIGSDDATVTVAVAMLSLLCTCGAITLTPSANGNSNLHPLILIPGAGGNQLEAKLTQDYKASSFVCNSWYPLFKKKNGWFRLWFDSSVLLSPFTKCFADRMMLHYNQDRDDYFNTPGVLTRVPHFGSTSSLLYLNPRLKYVTEYMASLVNSLEKLGYIEGETLFGAPYDFRYGLAGEGHPCEVGSKFLEDLKNLIEEASASNGGKEVILVSHSLGGLFALELLNRNDPSWSRKFIKHLVALSAPWGGAMDEMLTFASGNTLGVPLVDPLIVRPQQRSSESNLWLLPNPKVYGHHQKLLITENRSYSAHDMPDFLIDIGFLEGVYPYKTRILPLIENLKAPEQVPITCVIGSGVRTPEILFYRNGDFDEGPEILYGDGDGTVNMVSLLALQSLVGEDNKNQSIKVIKIDGVSHVSILKDEVALEQIIGEISRINSHHSHTGFGNIFVGR is encoded by the exons ATGAAGCAGCATGTCCTAAACATTGGAAGTGATGATGCCACGGTTACAGTGGCAGTTGCGATGTTATCGTTGCTGTGCACATGTGGAGCAATAACACTAACCCCCAGCGCTAACGGTAACAGCAATCTTCACCCGTTGATCCTAATACCTGGCGCCGGAGGGAACCAACTAGAAGCTAAGTTGACCCAAGACTACAAAGCCTCTAGCTTCGTTTGCAACTCCTGGTACCCTCTTTTCAAGAAAAAGAATGGTTGGTTCAGACTCTGGTTCGATTCCTCTGTCCTCCTTTCTCCTTTCACCAAATGCTTCGCTGACCGCATGATGCTTCACTATAATCAAGACCGAGATGATTACTTTAATACCCCTGGAGTTCTCACCCGTGTCCCTCACTTTGGTTCCACCTCCTCCCTTCTTTATCTCAATCCTCGTCTTAA GTATGTGACGGAATATATGGCTTCCCTGGTAAATTCATTAGAAAAGCTTGGTTACATTGAAGGTGAAACACTGTTCGGAGCACCCTATGATTTTCGTTATGGTCTTGCAGGCGAAGGGCACCCATGTGAAGTGGGATCAAAGTTCCTTGAAGATCTCAAGAACTTGATAGAAGAAGCAAGCGCTTCAAACGGTGGGAAGGAAGTGATTCTTGTGTCCCACAGCTTAGGGGGTCTATTCGCCTTGGAACTCCTTAACCGAAACGACCCTTCATGGAGCAggaaattcatcaaacacttggtggcaCTTTCTGCACCATGGGGTGGTGCAATGGACGAAATGCTCACTTTTGCATCTGGCAACACTCTTGGTGTTCCCTTGGTGGATCCATTGATAGTTAGACCTCAGCAGAGAAGCTCCGAGAGTAACTTATGGCTTTTGCCTAATCCCAAAGTATATGGTCATCATCAAAAGTTGCTCATCACTGAAAATAGAAGCTATTCAGCACATGACATGCCTGATTTTCTCATAGATATTGGTTTTCTGGAAGGGGTTTATCCTTATAAAACACGCATTTTGCCGTTAATAGAGAACCTTAAAGCACCGGAACAAGTTCCTATTACTTGTGTTATAGGGAGTGGGGTCAGAACCCCGGAGATTTTGTTTTACAGGAATGGTGATTTTGATGAAGGGCCAGAAATTTTGTATGGGGATGGTGATGGAACGGTGAACATGGTGAGCTTGCTGGCGCTTCAGTCATTAGTGGGAGAAGACAATAAAAACCAAAGCATCAAAGTGATTAAGATTGATGGTGTGTCTCATGTTTCAATACTAAAAGATGAAGTTGCACTTGAACAAATAATTGGTGAGATTAGTAGAATTAATTCTCATCACTCACATACTGGTTTTGGCAACATTTTTGTAGGTAGATAG